The sequence TTCATTTTGTGGCTCTAAAAACTTTTTTAAGGAGGATGTTTGAGATGAGAAGGAAAAGCCTTGCGTATTTACTGCTTTTTGTCGTTTCAGGTTTTGCTCTGTGGGGCAATATGGCGGAGGCGGCGACTCGACTGGTCTACGCGGAGGTCAATCCGGCCGATTCTCTGATGGGGAAAACGGCGCAGGCTTTCAAGGAAAAAGTTGAGGAGCTCTCCAAAGGCGATGTCGTCATTGACATTCAGTTCAGCGGGGTTCTGGGCTCCGAGAACGACGTACTCGACACCATGCTCGGCGGAGGCGGCACGGTGGACATGTCCCGTATCGCCACCTACAGTCTCAACAGCTATGGCTCGAAGCTCATGTCCCTCCTGAGCGTGCCCTACACCTTCACGGGGCGGGAGCACTTCTGGAAGGTGGCGCGCAGCGACATCGGCGCGAAACTGCTGGCCGAAGCCACAGAGCTCAAACTCGGCGTAAAGGGGCTTTTTTACGTGGAGGAGGGGTTCCGGCATTTCTTCTTCAACCGTAAGATCGAAGGTCTCGCCGA comes from Synergistaceae bacterium and encodes:
- a CDS encoding TRAP transporter substrate-binding protein, whose protein sequence is MRRKSLAYLLLFVVSGFALWGNMAEAATRLVYAEVNPADSLMGKTAQAFKEKVEELSKGDVVIDIQFSGVLGSENDVLDTMLGGGGTVDMSRIATYSLNSYGSKLMSLLSVPYTFTGREHFWKVARSDIGAKLLAEATELKLGVKGLFYVEEGFRHFFFNRKIEGLADVAGTKLRVSNDPIMTGMVKGLKASPTVVSFTELYSSLSSKVVDGAEQPIVNYRSNSFFEVAPFMILDGHTLGCGEVLITDSAWAKLTDAQKGFIVEAGKHASDFNAKLSAQIENECKEDLKAKGVTFVEVKDLKPWQDACKDIIVQFSKGMEKEYQAILDMAK